A stretch of the Deinococcus sp. YIM 134068 genome encodes the following:
- a CDS encoding family 10 glycosylhydrolase, whose protein sequence is MRRPLLAAALYLSVIGLSVTACVQGQPQSAQSTGRLAFWLRPPATAAELRTTLNAARQAGFTDVLLEGFYHGRVAWASDQFPRKLDYDAVQTALDVQAQGGPRVNVWVETLYWRPAASFGIPVTPLWKDSLATLTADGRPSLSVSKLGFVDPAAPEVRDTLARLVTELATRYPEAGLHLDYLRYPRETDFGYHPAALAGFRAQTGLDARTLPRAGEDGPGNGWRQWVAYRQNLTTTLAGNLIRTYRDSGGRSLVSAAVYGMSDPLQNWRAWSGLEAAMPMLYLPGNLLTRLALLQFPRGEGVWPGVQVGPRYPALADQLRTVRAAGYSNVAVFGWTPGGSDFSRRGVRWGAARGSRQGFRRLQNREPYSIWCAGKPLPHRVLAYGRPVVAHLHGRPGTPHQEVGPRTRLIRWWTGASLPGGAGRAGVS, encoded by the coding sequence ATGCGCCGCCCGCTCCTCGCCGCCGCCCTGTACCTCAGTGTAATCGGCCTCAGCGTGACCGCCTGCGTGCAGGGGCAGCCGCAGTCCGCGCAATCCACGGGCCGCCTCGCCTTCTGGCTGCGGCCCCCGGCCACCGCCGCCGAGTTGCGAACGACGCTGAATGCCGCGCGGCAGGCGGGCTTCACGGACGTGCTGCTGGAGGGCTTCTATCACGGGCGCGTCGCGTGGGCGAGCGATCAGTTTCCGCGCAAACTCGACTACGACGCTGTGCAGACCGCGCTCGACGTGCAGGCGCAGGGCGGGCCGCGCGTGAACGTGTGGGTGGAGACGCTGTACTGGCGGCCCGCCGCCTCCTTCGGCATCCCGGTCACGCCGCTGTGGAAGGACAGCCTCGCCACCCTGACCGCCGACGGACGGCCTAGCCTGAGCGTGAGCAAGCTCGGCTTCGTGGACCCCGCCGCGCCGGAGGTGCGGGACACCCTCGCGCGGCTGGTGACGGAGTTGGCGACCCGCTACCCGGAGGCGGGCCTCCACCTCGACTACCTGCGCTACCCGCGCGAGACCGACTTCGGCTACCACCCCGCCGCGCTTGCGGGCTTCCGCGCCCAGACGGGGCTGGACGCCCGCACCCTGCCCCGTGCGGGTGAGGACGGACCCGGCAACGGCTGGCGGCAGTGGGTCGCGTACCGCCAGAACCTCACGACGACCCTCGCCGGGAACCTGATTCGAACTTACCGGGACTCCGGCGGGCGCAGCCTCGTCAGCGCCGCCGTGTACGGCATGAGCGATCCCCTCCAGAACTGGCGGGCGTGGTCGGGCCTGGAGGCGGCCATGCCCATGCTCTACCTCCCCGGCAACCTGCTGACCCGCCTCGCCCTGCTGCAATTTCCGCGCGGGGAGGGGGTATGGCCGGGCGTGCAGGTCGGCCCGCGTTACCCGGCCCTTGCCGACCAACTGCGGACGGTGCGGGCGGCGGGATATAGCAATGTGGCCGTGTTCGGGTGGACGCCGGGGGGAAGTGATTTCTCCAGACGTGGAGTTCGTTGGGGTGCTGCCAGAGGTTCGAGGCAGGGTTTTAGAAGACTTCAGAATAGAGAGCCTTATTCAATTTGGTGTGCTGGAAAGCCGTTGCCACATCGCGTATTGGCTTATGGAAGGCCAGTGGTGGCGCACCTTCACGGAAGGCCCGGCACTCCACATCAGGAGGTGGGACCGAGAACCCGTCTCATACGATGGTGGACCGGAGCTTCTTTACCCGGTGGCGCAGGTCGCGCAGGAGTGTCATAG
- a CDS encoding PHP domain-containing protein, protein MPPLPNNVVFREGVQVMRVDLHIHTEVSHDCRTLLRDIPAWMLRTNTRAIAVTDHDQQRGGPELARIIADMGLDDRLSVIPGEEVTTSEGELIGLFVRERIPPRLTPEETVAEIKAQGGLVMLQHGFDPLKRYRLKPEATLRIAEQVDIVETFNSRLSRHHWNHIAAAWAQERGLPVCAGSDAHTLRDIGEAWVEAPFRVIRTPEGLIAALREGVVAGRWTHPALAYGRKQWRVLNGRFRR, encoded by the coding sequence ATGCCGCCACTCCCCAACAACGTCGTCTTCCGCGAGGGCGTGCAGGTGATGAGGGTGGACCTCCACATCCACACCGAGGTCAGCCACGACTGCCGCACGCTGCTGCGCGACATTCCCGCGTGGATGCTCCGCACGAACACCCGCGCCATCGCCGTCACCGACCACGACCAGCAGCGCGGCGGCCCCGAACTCGCCCGCATCATCGCCGATATGGGCCTCGACGACCGCCTCAGCGTCATCCCCGGCGAGGAGGTGACGACCTCGGAGGGCGAACTGATCGGCCTCTTCGTGAGGGAGCGCATCCCGCCGAGGCTCACGCCCGAGGAGACGGTGGCCGAGATCAAGGCGCAGGGCGGGCTGGTCATGCTCCAGCACGGCTTCGACCCCCTCAAGCGTTACCGTTTGAAGCCCGAGGCGACCCTCCGCATCGCCGAACAAGTAGACATCGTGGAGACGTTCAACTCGCGCCTCTCGCGTCACCATTGGAACCACATCGCCGCCGCGTGGGCACAGGAACGCGGCCTGCCCGTCTGTGCCGGAAGCGACGCCCACACCCTGCGCGATATCGGGGAGGCGTGGGTGGAAGCGCCCTTCCGGGTCATCCGCACACCCGAGGGGCTGATCGCCGCCCTCCGTGAAGGAGTGGTCGCCGGACGCTGGACCCACCCCGCCCTAGCCTACGGGCGCAAGCAGTGGCGGGTGCTGAATGGGCGGTTCAGGCGGTAG
- a CDS encoding diacylglycerol/lipid kinase family protein, protein MTLDSPAAPLRPGVETTEATLIFNAKAGGSRHSSPDVLVEALHELGYQPVYRATDDEADLTAALADARGTVFVAGGDGTVRAAALHLAGRRGVRLGILPLGTANNIGRTLGIEGAPLDVLARYADARPVPLDLGRVTAPWGEDLFLEACGCGAFADVLAEYDPEEGKSPLRAVGALASALRDFTPPPLPLTLDGRAHPETALALLEVMNTRATGPRLRLATTADPTDGRLNVIRVDGDGLDGVFAYLAALARDEFEELGSVQSHEAQVVELPYVGQAFHVDGEVRPARPGVTGVVRVEVWPGALQVLVPAPQEG, encoded by the coding sequence ATGACCCTCGATTCCCCAGCGGCCCCACTCAGGCCGGGCGTGGAGACGACGGAGGCCACCCTCATCTTCAACGCGAAGGCGGGTGGCAGCCGACACAGCAGCCCCGACGTGCTCGTGGAGGCGCTGCACGAGCTGGGCTACCAGCCGGTGTACCGCGCCACCGACGACGAGGCGGACCTGACGGCGGCGCTCGCGGACGCGCGGGGCACCGTGTTCGTGGCGGGCGGGGACGGCACGGTGCGGGCGGCGGCCCTGCACCTCGCCGGGCGGAGAGGCGTGCGGCTGGGTATCCTCCCGCTGGGCACCGCGAACAACATCGGGCGGACGCTGGGGATCGAGGGAGCGCCGCTCGACGTGCTGGCACGCTACGCGGACGCCCGCCCCGTCCCCCTAGACCTCGGGCGGGTGACGGCCCCGTGGGGCGAGGACCTCTTTCTGGAGGCGTGCGGCTGCGGAGCCTTCGCGGACGTGCTGGCCGAGTACGACCCGGAGGAGGGCAAGAGTCCGCTGCGGGCCGTGGGGGCGCTCGCCTCCGCCCTGCGCGACTTCACGCCGCCGCCGCTGCCCCTCACGCTGGATGGGCGGGCGCACCCGGAAACCGCCCTCGCCCTGCTGGAAGTCATGAACACGCGGGCGACAGGTCCCCGCCTCCGCCTCGCCACGACCGCCGACCCCACCGATGGGCGGCTGAACGTGATTCGCGTGGACGGCGACGGGCTGGACGGCGTGTTTGCCTACCTCGCGGCGCTCGCGCGGGACGAGTTCGAGGAACTGGGGAGCGTCCAGAGCCACGAGGCGCAGGTGGTCGAACTTCCCTACGTCGGGCAGGCGTTCCACGTGGACGGCGAGGTCCGGCCCGCCCGGCCCGGCGTGACGGGCGTGGTGCGCGTCGAGGTGTGGCCGGGTGCGCTTCAGGTCCTCGTGCCCGCGCCACAGGAGGGCTGA
- a CDS encoding endonuclease/exonuclease/phosphatase family protein produces the protein MRLAVLYLLTVVLAWLLGEFIGEWTVPTLLLAYVPAVVWLVPAPFVLLWTLWRRRGVGVALVATLLAAWGAGLLHWRPHQQGGSLRVVTFNVARGTLGGPERVASILRAADADVILLQETNFIPAGYRRTLLTALPGYHVGTGYEVMTLSRSPQLSNRNHAIPGSRRTVLETAVSWRGQRLRLVNAHLNTVLVSNALKGDLNAIQRTSQARVWQIGLLCRLASANSGPLLLGGDLNTPPRGRLSRRLHTCVGQNAHDLAGRGPGWTFPGLFLRIDHLFSRGLTPSRARVLPASGSDHRPLLVEYP, from the coding sequence ATGCGGCTGGCCGTCCTCTACCTCCTGACCGTTGTGCTGGCGTGGCTGCTCGGCGAGTTCATCGGGGAGTGGACAGTGCCCACGCTGCTCCTCGCCTACGTTCCGGCGGTGGTGTGGCTGGTGCCCGCGCCGTTCGTGCTGCTCTGGACTCTTTGGAGACGGAGAGGTGTGGGCGTGGCACTCGTCGCAACGCTGCTGGCGGCGTGGGGGGCGGGCCTGCTCCACTGGCGACCCCACCAGCAAGGCGGCTCTCTCCGCGTCGTCACCTTCAATGTGGCACGGGGGACGCTGGGCGGGCCGGAGCGGGTCGCCTCCATCCTGCGGGCGGCGGACGCAGATGTAATCCTGCTTCAGGAGACGAACTTCATCCCGGCGGGGTACAGGCGAACGCTGCTCACCGCCCTGCCCGGCTACCACGTCGGGACCGGGTACGAGGTCATGACGCTCAGCCGCTCGCCGCAGCTCTCGAACCGCAACCACGCCATCCCCGGCAGCCGCCGCACGGTGCTGGAGACGGCGGTGAGTTGGCGGGGACAAAGATTACGTCTTGTGAACGCTCACCTCAACACGGTTCTCGTCTCCAATGCCCTGAAGGGCGACTTGAACGCGATTCAACGCACGAGTCAGGCGCGGGTGTGGCAAATCGGGCTGCTCTGCCGTCTCGCCTCGGCCAACTCCGGCCCGCTGCTGCTCGGCGGCGACCTGAACACTCCTCCGCGTGGCCGCCTCTCCCGTCGCCTGCATACCTGCGTCGGCCAGAACGCCCACGACCTCGCCGGACGTGGCCCCGGCTGGACCTTCCCCGGCCTCTTCCTCCGTATAGACCACCTGTTCTCTCGCGGCCTCACGCCTTCTCGCGCCCGCGTCCTGCCCGCCTCCGGCAGCGACCACCGCCCGCTGCTCGTGGAGTACCCCTGA
- the hflX gene encoding GTPase HflX translates to MHGNTSGLKAAQLKSLSNLYRRRIEPGRVGSPELARNLAELSDDVRREVSVLIDRRGRVVSVSVADAKGAELPDRRLGETRLAGFHLLHTHPRGGGLSKGDLSTLFLKRLDAVSAIEVRDEGQPGLVHTAHLTPPGTVGEEEDWRILDPVPSFQIDSFDLGAQVSALEEEIARAQRTREAKKDRERALLVQIDQGEFDAEERLDELAELARTAGAEVVHRELVFRRNLKAGTLVGAGKLEELTSRAYHLDADLLIFGQELGPAQAREIEAATGLKILDRTQLILDIFALHAQGVESRLQVELAQLRYMKPRLLGAGAALSRIGGSAGSAAGGSIGTRGPGETKLELDRRRINDRISFLEKQLESVAVRREERRKGRARNDIPVVSIVGYTNAGKSTLLNAFTHAAEEPRRVLAENKLFATLRPTSRQGYLEGVGPVVLTDTVGFIRDLPKDLARAFRATLEEIGDADVLLHVVDAASPGADTRYEAVNRILEDLGFRDMPTVVALNKADAADPETLERERERLNGIPVSALRNIGLTELKDALADAIGQVQRQELAQREEAQVRAAEYR, encoded by the coding sequence GTGCATGGCAACACCTCGGGCCTCAAGGCGGCCCAACTGAAGTCCCTGAGCAACCTGTACCGCCGCCGCATCGAGCCGGGGCGGGTCGGCTCGCCGGAACTCGCGCGCAACCTCGCCGAGCTGTCGGACGACGTGCGGCGCGAGGTCAGCGTCCTGATCGACCGCCGGGGGCGCGTCGTCTCGGTCAGCGTGGCCGACGCGAAGGGGGCCGAACTGCCCGACCGTCGCCTCGGCGAGACGCGGCTGGCGGGCTTCCACCTCCTGCACACGCACCCGCGCGGCGGCGGGCTGAGCAAGGGCGACCTTTCCACGCTGTTCCTCAAGCGGCTGGACGCGGTGAGCGCCATTGAGGTGCGGGACGAGGGGCAGCCCGGCCTCGTTCACACGGCGCACCTGACCCCGCCCGGCACGGTGGGCGAGGAGGAGGACTGGCGCATCCTCGACCCGGTGCCCTCGTTTCAGATCGACAGCTTCGACCTCGGCGCGCAGGTCTCGGCGCTGGAGGAGGAGATCGCCCGCGCCCAACGCACCCGCGAGGCGAAGAAGGACCGCGAGCGCGCCCTCCTCGTCCAGATCGACCAGGGCGAGTTCGACGCAGAAGAAAGGCTCGACGAGCTGGCCGAACTCGCGCGCACGGCGGGGGCGGAGGTCGTCCACCGGGAACTCGTCTTCCGGCGCAACCTCAAGGCGGGCACCCTGGTCGGCGCGGGCAAGCTGGAGGAACTGACGAGCCGGGCGTACCACCTCGACGCGGACCTCCTGATCTTCGGGCAGGAACTCGGCCCGGCCCAGGCACGCGAGATCGAGGCAGCGACGGGCCTCAAGATTCTGGACCGCACCCAGCTTATCCTCGACATTTTCGCCCTGCACGCGCAGGGGGTGGAATCGCGGCTTCAGGTCGAACTCGCGCAGCTCCGGTACATGAAGCCGCGTCTGCTCGGGGCGGGCGCGGCCTTATCGCGCATCGGCGGCAGCGCGGGCAGCGCGGCGGGCGGCTCCATCGGCACGCGCGGCCCCGGTGAGACGAAGCTGGAGCTGGACCGCCGCCGCATCAACGACCGCATCTCCTTCTTGGAGAAGCAGCTTGAAAGTGTCGCCGTCCGCCGCGAGGAGCGCCGCAAGGGCCGCGCCCGCAACGACATCCCGGTGGTGTCCATCGTCGGGTACACGAACGCGGGCAAGTCCACGCTCCTGAACGCCTTCACCCACGCCGCCGAGGAGCCGCGCCGGGTGCTGGCCGAGAACAAGCTCTTCGCCACCCTGCGACCCACCAGCCGCCAGGGCTATCTGGAGGGCGTCGGCCCGGTGGTCCTCACCGACACGGTAGGGTTCATCCGCGACCTGCCCAAGGACCTCGCCCGCGCCTTCCGCGCCACGCTGGAGGAAATCGGGGACGCCGACGTGCTGTTGCATGTGGTGGACGCGGCCAGCCCCGGTGCCGACACCCGCTACGAGGCGGTCAACCGCATTCTGGAGGACCTCGGCTTCCGCGACATGCCCACCGTCGTTGCCCTGAACAAGGCCGACGCCGCCGACCCGGAGACGCTGGAGCGCGAGCGTGAGCGCCTGAATGGCATTCCCGTCAGCGCCCTGCGGAACATCGGCCTGACTGAACTCAAGGACGCCCTCGCCGACGCCATCGGGCAGGTGCAGCGTCAGGAACTCGCCCAGCGGGAAGAGGCGCAGGTGCGGGCGGCGGAGTACAGGTAG
- the murJ gene encoding murein biosynthesis integral membrane protein MurJ, with protein sequence MTLPPPAPDPGPPPQGPATPAPTPRRSLRVNTLIVMAGTLGSRLSGIVRTQVMALFGNTLLDAFLIAVKVPNLLRELLAEGALVNSFIPVYKTLDAAGRRQLASAFSGVLIAVNLLLMGLGILAAPLIVDLLLAGSPNVERGLAIYMTQLVMPFLMLISLASVAMGLLNADEHFRESSFAPVAFNLAGIVALLLLPDTATWLAFGWLIGGVAQLGVQLPALRRFGLLPTPALIRHPALGRVLRQMAPFTLTAGARQFLNLYVTRLLSNAQLFPAGTQSGYFYAETLFTTVNGLFVVSPALALFPRFSQHAAEGNWKAFNALTVQAIRTTTFLAAPMSALLAALAPYAVSIINLRPTYDVPRFEAASGILTGWALALVPWAVVTLLLRTFYARERAREAVIVSALGFVLEVGLYALLVPRVGLLGFGFGTALSGLVIGAVLALLYRRALGFPSRAVASHLLRVVPLSIAAGVVAWLVSRLMPAPGFIVPGVVGLAVAGGAGLAVYLAGALALRMPEVAGVLRRLGR encoded by the coding sequence GTGACGCTTCCGCCCCCGGCCCCCGATCCCGGCCCCCCCCCGCAGGGACCCGCGACCCCCGCGCCGACGCCCCGGCGATCCCTGCGCGTCAATACCCTGATCGTGATGGCGGGGACGCTCGGCTCGCGGCTGTCGGGCATCGTGCGGACGCAGGTGATGGCCCTCTTCGGGAACACGCTGCTGGACGCCTTCCTCATCGCCGTGAAGGTGCCCAACCTGCTGCGGGAACTGCTGGCGGAGGGAGCGCTCGTCAACTCCTTCATCCCGGTGTACAAGACGCTGGACGCGGCGGGGCGCAGGCAGCTCGCCTCGGCCTTCAGCGGCGTGCTGATCGCGGTGAACCTGCTGCTGATGGGGCTGGGCATCCTCGCCGCACCGCTGATCGTGGACCTGCTGCTCGCCGGGTCGCCGAACGTGGAGCGCGGGCTGGCGATCTACATGACGCAACTCGTCATGCCCTTCCTGATGCTGATCAGCCTCGCTTCGGTGGCGATGGGTCTCCTGAACGCCGACGAGCACTTCCGCGAGAGCAGCTTCGCCCCGGTCGCCTTCAACCTCGCGGGCATCGTGGCGCTGCTGCTGCTGCCGGATACCGCGACGTGGCTCGCCTTCGGGTGGCTGATCGGCGGGGTGGCGCAACTCGGGGTGCAGCTTCCGGCGCTGCGGCGGTTCGGGTTGCTGCCCACGCCCGCGCTCATTCGCCATCCGGCGCTCGGGCGGGTGCTGCGGCAGATGGCCCCCTTTACCCTGACGGCGGGGGCGCGGCAATTCCTGAACCTGTACGTCACCCGCCTCCTGAGCAACGCCCAGCTCTTCCCGGCGGGCACCCAGTCGGGCTACTTCTACGCCGAGACGCTGTTCACGACCGTCAACGGCCTGTTCGTCGTCTCGCCCGCGCTGGCCCTCTTCCCGCGCTTCTCGCAGCACGCCGCCGAGGGGAACTGGAAGGCGTTCAACGCACTCACCGTCCAGGCCATCCGCACGACGACCTTTCTCGCCGCGCCCATGAGCGCCCTGCTCGCGGCCCTCGCACCCTACGCGGTGAGCATCATCAACCTGCGCCCGACCTACGACGTGCCGCGCTTCGAGGCGGCCTCCGGCATCCTGACGGGCTGGGCGCTCGCGCTCGTGCCGTGGGCGGTCGTCACGCTGCTGCTGCGGACCTTCTACGCCCGTGAGCGTGCCCGCGAGGCCGTGATCGTCAGCGCCCTCGGCTTCGTGCTGGAGGTCGGGCTGTACGCCCTGCTCGTGCCGCGCGTCGGTCTGCTCGGCTTCGGGTTCGGCACGGCACTGAGTGGCCTCGTCATCGGTGCGGTCCTCGCCCTGCTCTACCGCCGTGCGCTTGGCTTTCCCTCACGGGCGGTCGCCTCACACCTGCTTCGGGTCGTTCCTCTCTCCATCGCCGCCGGAGTCGTCGCGTGGCTCGTCTCGCGGCTGATGCCCGCGCCGGGGTTCATCGTGCCGGGTGTGGTCGGGCTGGCGGTGGCGGGCGGGGCGGGGCTGGCGGTGTACCTGGCCGGGGCGCTCGCCCTGCGGATGCCGGAGGTGGCGGGGGTGTTGCGGCGGCTGGGGCGGTAG
- a CDS encoding SDR family oxidoreductase: MTQPEDPRQPKPDVPPQTQEFPGTESQMQPKADHGETSYRGSGKLEGKVALITGADSGIGKAVALAFAREGADVVVSYLNEHEDAEDTARLVREAGRRVLLLPGDIGDPAHCQMLVERTVSEFGGLDVLVNNAAYQQNYEDLGEVKPEELEQHYRTNVFAIFYLCQAALPHLKPGGNIINTASVQAYQPSPAILPYASTKGAVVTFTKGLAKQLGEKGIRVNAVAPGPVWTPFVIQGQDPEKVPEFGQKVPLGRPAQPAELAPPYVLLASSDGSYITGAIYAVTGGEPTA, encoded by the coding sequence ATGACCCAACCCGAAGACCCGCGCCAGCCCAAGCCCGACGTTCCCCCGCAGACGCAGGAGTTCCCCGGCACCGAGAGTCAGATGCAGCCGAAGGCCGACCACGGCGAGACCTCGTACCGGGGCAGCGGCAAGCTGGAGGGCAAGGTGGCGCTCATCACCGGGGCCGACAGCGGCATCGGCAAGGCGGTGGCGCTCGCCTTTGCGCGCGAGGGGGCCGACGTGGTGGTCTCCTACCTCAACGAACACGAGGACGCCGAGGACACTGCCCGGCTGGTGCGCGAGGCGGGGCGGCGGGTCCTCCTCCTGCCGGGAGACATCGGCGACCCGGCCCACTGCCAGATGCTCGTGGAGCGCACCGTCTCCGAGTTCGGCGGGCTGGACGTGCTCGTGAACAACGCGGCGTACCAGCAGAACTACGAGGACCTCGGCGAGGTGAAGCCGGAGGAGCTGGAGCAGCACTACCGCACGAACGTCTTCGCCATCTTCTACCTGTGCCAGGCGGCGCTGCCGCACCTGAAGCCGGGCGGCAACATCATCAACACGGCGTCGGTGCAGGCCTACCAGCCGTCGCCCGCCATCCTGCCCTACGCCTCCACGAAGGGCGCGGTCGTGACCTTCACGAAGGGGCTGGCGAAGCAGCTCGGCGAGAAGGGCATCCGCGTGAACGCCGTGGCCCCCGGCCCGGTGTGGACGCCCTTCGTCATCCAGGGGCAGGACCCCGAGAAGGTGCCCGAGTTCGGGCAGAAGGTGCCCCTCGGGCGGCCCGCGCAACCCGCCGAACTCGCGCCGCCGTATGTCCTGCTCGCCTCCAGTGACGGCAGCTACATCACGGGGGCCATCTACGCCGTCACGGGCGGCGAACCCACCGCGTAG